One Mucilaginibacter ginkgonis genomic region harbors:
- a CDS encoding inorganic phosphate transporter: MAQVTTLLVAVICLALIFDFINGFHDAANSIATIVSTKVLTPFQAVLWAAAFNFLAFFLVKDHKVANTIAKTVVEHYITMHVILAGLIAAITWNLITWWFGIPSSSSHTLIGGFAGAGMTHALYMHGNPLAAVDLKPILVIIAFIFLAPIIGLLIGVVINIIILHICKHARPVTAERWFKRLQLVSSGALSFAHGTNDAQKVMGIIYVALVSQKVIGSGAAMPEWIPLACYSAIALGTMSGGWKIVKTMGTKITKVTPLEGVSAETAGAITLFITERFGIPVSTTHTITGSIIGVGLTKRASAVRWGVTINLIWAWIITIPISALVAGLVYALIQIF; encoded by the coding sequence ATGGCCCAGGTTACTACGCTTCTTGTTGCCGTTATTTGTCTGGCGCTCATATTTGATTTCATCAATGGTTTTCATGACGCGGCGAATTCTATTGCCACTATCGTATCTACCAAGGTGCTCACGCCATTCCAGGCCGTGTTATGGGCAGCCGCGTTTAATTTCCTGGCTTTCTTCTTAGTAAAGGACCATAAGGTTGCTAACACGATAGCCAAAACGGTGGTAGAACATTACATAACCATGCATGTAATTTTAGCCGGACTTATCGCGGCTATTACCTGGAATTTAATTACGTGGTGGTTTGGTATACCGTCAAGTTCATCACATACGCTAATAGGGGGCTTTGCCGGCGCAGGTATGACACATGCGCTGTATATGCACGGTAACCCGCTTGCGGCGGTCGATTTAAAGCCCATTTTGGTGATCATCGCTTTTATATTCCTGGCACCGATCATTGGCTTGCTGATAGGCGTTGTCATTAATATTATCATATTGCATATCTGTAAACATGCAAGGCCTGTAACAGCCGAACGCTGGTTTAAAAGATTGCAGCTGGTTTCTTCAGGTGCGTTGAGTTTTGCCCATGGCACCAATGACGCGCAAAAGGTAATGGGTATCATTTACGTGGCGCTGGTGTCTCAAAAAGTAATTGGCAGTGGCGCTGCTATGCCCGAGTGGATACCACTTGCCTGCTACTCAGCAATCGCCTTAGGCACCATGTCCGGCGGTTGGAAGATCGTAAAGACAATGGGCACCAAAATTACAAAAGTTACTCCGCTGGAAGGTGTAAGTGCCGAGACCGCAGGCGCCATCACACTTTTTATAACCGAGAGGTTCGGTATCCCGGTATCAACCACACACACCATCACCGGTTCAATCATTGGCGTGGGCTTAACCAAAAGAGCTTCTGCCGTGCGCTGGGGTGTTACCATCAACCTCATATGGGCATGGATCATTACCATTCCTATTTCGGCTTTGGTAGCGGGGTTGGTTTACGCGCTTATTCAAATATTTTAA
- a CDS encoding sensor histidine kinase, producing MKFRVLIFINALAVAITVSCVNYYFKHSWYDLSIAFGVTFISSFVVFYYLIEKYVYSKIKLIYKLIHNLKLGRDLRDALGEGTSADPINDVEKEVQEWAVQKKSEIDVLRGQEKYRREFLSNISHEFKTPLFAIQGYIEAIEDDDLEDLDMTRQFLRKAAKNVDRLSQLIKELDEISKLESGEIPINFTRFKINDLIKEVFESLELKAQKHDIKLVFKQKYDDATWVNADKSKINQVLVNLIDNSFKYGKPGGTTAVSLFQLHDQVLVEITDDGNGIEEKNLPRLFERFYRTDASRSRDIGGSGLGLAIVKHIIEAHEQTISVRSTEGIGSTFSFTLEKIKPQLPFPNIPGLNS from the coding sequence ATGAAATTCAGGGTGCTCATATTCATTAACGCGCTGGCTGTGGCTATCACGGTGTCGTGCGTTAATTACTATTTCAAACATAGCTGGTACGATTTATCTATCGCTTTTGGCGTAACGTTTATCAGCAGTTTCGTTGTATTTTATTACTTAATTGAAAAATACGTTTACTCAAAGATCAAGCTGATATACAAGCTCATACATAACCTCAAACTCGGCCGCGATCTGCGCGACGCGCTAGGAGAAGGCACCAGTGCCGACCCGATAAATGATGTAGAAAAAGAAGTTCAAGAGTGGGCGGTTCAAAAAAAAAGCGAGATAGACGTTTTGCGTGGCCAGGAGAAATATCGCCGCGAGTTTCTATCAAACATCTCGCACGAGTTTAAGACGCCGCTTTTTGCCATTCAGGGTTACATAGAAGCCATAGAAGACGACGACTTGGAAGATCTGGACATGACGCGCCAGTTTCTGCGAAAAGCAGCAAAGAATGTCGACCGGTTATCTCAGCTAATCAAAGAACTGGATGAAATATCTAAGCTCGAATCCGGAGAGATACCTATCAACTTTACCCGGTTTAAAATAAATGACCTGATAAAAGAGGTTTTTGAAAGTTTGGAATTGAAGGCTCAGAAACATGATATCAAGCTCGTGTTCAAGCAAAAATATGACGATGCCACCTGGGTAAATGCGGATAAATCCAAGATCAACCAGGTGCTGGTGAATCTTATTGACAACTCATTTAAGTACGGCAAACCTGGCGGCACTACGGCTGTTAGCCTGTTTCAACTACATGACCAGGTGCTGGTAGAGATAACTGACGATGGTAATGGAATTGAGGAAAAAAACCTGCCGCGTTTGTTCGAAAGATTTTACCGTACTGACGCGAGCCGTTCACGCGATATTGGCGGCTCCGGTCTCGGTTTGGCAATCGTAAAACACATTATCGAGGCGCATGAGCAAACTATAAGTGTTAGAAGTACTGAAGGAATTGGCTCTACTTTTAGTTTCACTTTAGAAAAAATTAAACCACAACTGCCATTTCCTAATATCCCCGGCCTTAACAGTTAA
- a CDS encoding type III polyketide synthase, producing the protein MSSCISAIGTANPKNKLKQQDVFGFMANAFGLDDTNRARLQSIYDHAGIDTRYSVIPDFAFTDVSDFTFFEKNEALEPFVSTDKRLQLYQREAINIAAAAVADCLANYSKDIYKEITHLITVSCTGMYAPGLDIDLVEKLGLNRHTERTCINFMGCYGAVNGLKTADYICRANPQAKVLLVSVELCTLHFQKVNTLDNWVANSLFSDGAAAALVQNSDLSEGLVLELESFYTEFLPEASAEMGWYVGNTGFEMRLTSKVSKQIKKHIGTITNNLLAHVGLTYADITSWAIHPGGKKILEAVEEALNLPEESNAAAYEVLRNYGNMSSATILFVLKEMLTKPFVKAGKVLSYAFGPGLTVEGMVLQKR; encoded by the coding sequence ATGAGCAGCTGCATAAGCGCAATTGGAACAGCAAATCCTAAAAATAAGCTTAAGCAGCAAGATGTGTTCGGTTTTATGGCGAATGCTTTTGGCCTTGACGATACAAACCGTGCGCGCTTACAGTCCATCTATGATCATGCGGGCATAGACACCCGCTACTCTGTCATCCCCGACTTTGCTTTTACAGATGTAAGCGACTTCACCTTTTTTGAAAAGAACGAAGCCTTAGAGCCATTTGTGTCGACCGATAAAAGGTTGCAATTATATCAGCGCGAAGCAATAAATATTGCGGCAGCAGCTGTTGCAGACTGCCTGGCAAATTACAGTAAAGACATTTATAAAGAAATCACACACCTTATTACGGTAAGCTGTACAGGCATGTACGCCCCGGGGCTGGACATAGATCTGGTTGAAAAATTAGGATTGAACCGACATACCGAGCGTACCTGCATTAACTTTATGGGTTGCTATGGCGCTGTAAACGGGCTTAAAACTGCAGACTATATTTGCCGCGCCAATCCACAAGCAAAGGTACTCCTGGTAAGCGTTGAGCTTTGTACGCTTCATTTTCAGAAGGTTAATACATTGGATAATTGGGTGGCCAACTCTTTGTTTTCTGATGGCGCCGCTGCGGCATTAGTTCAAAATAGTGATTTGTCGGAAGGATTGGTACTTGAACTGGAAAGTTTTTACACCGAGTTTTTGCCCGAAGCGAGCGCCGAGATGGGCTGGTATGTGGGCAACACCGGTTTTGAGATGCGCCTTACCTCAAAAGTATCTAAGCAAATCAAAAAGCATATTGGCACAATTACTAATAACCTGCTTGCGCATGTCGGTTTAACTTATGCTGATATTACTTCCTGGGCTATTCATCCCGGCGGAAAAAAAATATTAGAGGCCGTTGAAGAAGCACTTAATCTGCCCGAAGAAAGTAATGCAGCCGCCTATGAAGTGTTGCGCAATTATGGAAACATGTCGTCGGCCACAATCCTTTTCGTACTTAAAGAGATGCTAACCAAACCGTTTGTAAAAGCGGGAAAGGTTCTTAGCTATGCTTTCGGCCCCGGTCTCACTGTCGAGGGCATGGTTTTACAAAAGCGCTAA
- a CDS encoding methyltransferase domain-containing protein codes for MVNLTHRSVEKEVMDDFGLPSAEIDPVLQGLGQMNKLFGGHKAIIKALKKVPLQNGDVIADWGCGGGDMLIAIADWAQKNNINIKLQGIDAAPAAIKFAQQQSVTYNNISYRLADVLVDEFNEAICDYVICNLFSHHFTNDEWIKLVTGMKFAAKKAVIINDLHRHRVLYYAVIAITRLFTSNKMVRIDGPLSVKKSFKRRELVDLLNRAGIKNYSLRWLWPFRWQIVIYKS; via the coding sequence ATGGTCAATCTAACACACCGGTCGGTAGAAAAAGAAGTAATGGACGATTTCGGGCTGCCTTCGGCAGAGATCGACCCTGTGTTGCAAGGCCTTGGTCAAATGAACAAATTATTTGGCGGCCATAAGGCGATCATTAAGGCGTTAAAGAAAGTTCCTTTACAAAATGGCGACGTCATTGCCGATTGGGGCTGCGGAGGCGGGGATATGCTGATAGCTATTGCAGATTGGGCACAAAAAAATAACATAAACATAAAGTTGCAGGGCATCGATGCAGCGCCCGCTGCTATTAAGTTTGCGCAGCAGCAGTCTGTTACTTACAACAATATAAGCTACCGGCTGGCAGATGTACTTGTTGATGAGTTTAACGAAGCAATTTGCGATTACGTGATCTGTAATTTGTTTAGCCATCACTTTACAAATGATGAGTGGATAAAGTTGGTTACCGGGATGAAGTTTGCTGCCAAGAAGGCGGTTATCATCAATGATCTGCACCGGCACAGGGTTTTATATTATGCAGTGATCGCTATAACCCGTCTGTTTACAAGCAACAAAATGGTGAGGATAGACGGTCCTCTGTCAGTAAAGAAAAGTTTTAAGCGCAGGGAGTTGGTCGATCTGTTAAATCGTGCAGGAATCAAAAATTACAGCCTGCGCTGGTTGTGGCCATTCAGGTGGCAGATCGTTATTTATAAAAGCTAA
- a CDS encoding NAD(P)/FAD-dependent oxidoreductase, with amino-acid sequence MADVIIVGGGLAGLFNAILLNRAGLVVTLIERKSYPFNRVCGEYISNEVLSFFYSMDIDVHALGASSIKKLEVTAVSGTKLSQKLDLGGFGLSRYRFDNFLYEKAKAAGVNFLTGTRVENIEFNQGTFEVTVPGQTLTSPLVIGAFGKRSNLDQKLQRKFFYKRSPYLAVKFHVKVDFPDDLIQLNNYHNGYCGISKIEEDRHCMCYLAHRDDLRKYGSLPALEQNVILKNPYLKEIFDHADFLLDKPEVINEISFQKKSPLDGHILMSGDTAGMIAPLCGNGMTMAIHSAKILSEIIIKHHRKNNFTDLARKSIETEYLKAWDEQFAKRLWTGRQLQKLFGNNRMTAITLNVLNALPPLTRYIIGKTHGQPFV; translated from the coding sequence ATGGCAGATGTTATCATTGTCGGCGGTGGATTGGCGGGTTTATTTAACGCTATTTTGCTGAACCGTGCCGGCCTTGTTGTAACCCTCATTGAGCGGAAATCTTATCCCTTTAACCGTGTTTGCGGCGAATATATCTCTAATGAAGTTTTGTCTTTTTTTTACTCGATGGATATTGATGTACACGCTTTGGGTGCATCTTCAATTAAAAAACTTGAGGTTACGGCGGTATCAGGCACAAAGCTAAGCCAGAAGTTAGACCTTGGCGGTTTCGGCTTGAGCCGTTACCGTTTCGACAATTTCCTGTATGAAAAAGCAAAAGCCGCCGGAGTAAATTTCTTAACAGGAACGCGCGTCGAAAATATAGAGTTTAATCAAGGCACCTTTGAGGTAACCGTTCCCGGCCAAACGTTAACCTCACCTTTGGTGATCGGCGCGTTCGGCAAACGCTCAAACCTGGATCAAAAACTTCAGCGCAAGTTTTTTTACAAACGCAGCCCATACCTTGCCGTGAAGTTTCATGTTAAGGTCGATTTTCCGGATGATCTTATCCAATTGAACAATTACCATAACGGCTATTGCGGTATAAGCAAGATAGAGGAAGACCGTCATTGTATGTGTTACCTAGCCCACCGTGATGACCTGCGCAAGTATGGTTCGCTGCCGGCTTTAGAACAGAACGTAATCCTTAAAAATCCTTACCTAAAGGAGATATTTGACCATGCTGATTTTCTGCTTGATAAGCCAGAAGTGATCAACGAGATATCGTTTCAGAAAAAGTCGCCGCTCGACGGTCATATTTTAATGAGCGGCGACACCGCAGGTATGATAGCTCCGCTTTGCGGCAACGGCATGACCATGGCCATCCATTCTGCAAAGATCTTATCAGAGATCATCATCAAACATCATCGCAAAAACAATTTCACAGACCTGGCACGAAAGTCAATTGAAACCGAATACCTTAAAGCCTGGGATGAGCAATTTGCTAAAAGGTTATGGACTGGCCGGCAGTTGCAGAAACTATTTGGCAATAACCGCATGACTGCTATCACCTTAAATGTACTGAACGCGCTGCCGCCTTTGACGCGTTATATCATCGGTAAAACACACGGGCAACCGTTTGTTTAA
- a CDS encoding DUF4197 domain-containing protein, producing MTVFFANAAVKILLPPEAQKAEATLRRLGFGKLCDNAILSLNRAAESAAAQAKPIFIDAIKQMTIQDALNILTGNKDAATQYFRRATTIALTAKFKPVIHTSLSTAGAANIYGQLATQYNRIPFTFNKINPDLDDYVTARCIDGLFYEIALEELNIRQNLSARTTPLLQKVFGYFDKRKQ from the coding sequence TTGACGGTTTTTTTTGCGAATGCCGCGGTAAAGATCCTGCTTCCGCCGGAAGCCCAAAAAGCAGAAGCCACATTGCGCCGGCTTGGCTTTGGCAAGTTATGCGATAATGCCATACTCTCTTTAAACCGTGCTGCCGAAAGTGCCGCCGCGCAAGCCAAGCCAATATTCATTGATGCCATTAAGCAAATGACCATTCAGGATGCTTTAAATATTTTGACCGGCAACAAAGACGCTGCTACGCAGTATTTCAGGCGGGCAACTACAATAGCTTTGACAGCTAAATTTAAACCTGTAATCCATACCAGTCTTTCTACCGCGGGCGCGGCAAACATTTACGGCCAATTAGCAACCCAATACAACCGTATACCGTTTACCTTCAACAAGATTAACCCCGATCTTGATGACTACGTAACTGCAAGATGTATCGACGGCTTGTTTTACGAAATAGCGTTGGAAGAACTAAACATCAGGCAGAACCTGTCGGCGCGAACAACGCCGCTGCTGCAAAAGGTTTTTGGCTACTTTGATAAAAGAAAGCAGTAA
- a CDS encoding DUF47 domain-containing protein → MSLNSIFQYFVPKDQKIFFPLFEQAANNVVTMATVLVEAVNSNNLATREELFKQIDKLEHKGDEITHQIYLELGKNFITPFDREDIHALASAVDDVADNIQGSANRMLLYRVEELSDPMLKLSDLVLQAVNDLEKAIRELKDLKNVRAIADSCIRINSVENQADYIFDRAVADLFLYEKDALKVIKHKEILSALETATDMCEDAANVMESILVKNA, encoded by the coding sequence ATGTCTTTGAACAGCATATTCCAGTACTTTGTACCAAAAGATCAAAAAATATTCTTTCCATTATTTGAGCAGGCTGCAAATAACGTTGTAACAATGGCTACCGTTTTGGTAGAAGCTGTCAATTCCAATAACCTGGCAACGCGCGAGGAGTTATTCAAGCAAATAGATAAACTGGAACACAAAGGTGATGAAATAACCCACCAGATCTACCTGGAGTTGGGAAAGAACTTTATTACTCCTTTTGACCGCGAAGATATACACGCTCTTGCGTCCGCGGTTGATGATGTGGCAGACAATATACAAGGATCTGCAAACCGTATGCTGCTTTACCGGGTAGAAGAATTATCAGACCCAATGCTTAAGCTGTCTGACCTTGTTTTGCAAGCGGTTAATGACTTGGAAAAAGCTATCCGCGAATTAAAAGACCTTAAAAATGTTAGGGCTATTGCTGATTCATGCATCCGCATCAATAGCGTAGAAAACCAGGCCGATTATATTTTTGACCGTGCTGTTGCCGATCTTTTCCTGTATGAGAAAGACGCGCTTAAAGTGATCAAGCATAAAGAGATCTTATCTGCATTGGAAACTGCTACAGACATGTGCGAGGACGCGGCAAACGTGATGGAATCTATTTTGGTTAAAAACGCGTAA
- a CDS encoding DUF6252 family protein, whose protein sequence is MNRFLLVFIFLASAAIFQSCTKTTVTATVGNPNIKLQAVIDGVTWAPTDTISTTVAFSAAAKTKVFNCVATVAQKRVNLAVRINNNSNTPGFNIGTYTVDNTSNVVTQLFLQQKDASGNYAFIQRGNVSPGDGTIVVTAVDSVAKVITGTFNFVTRKVNTDASGNITSVDVSNVASGVFNKLPYTYTSN, encoded by the coding sequence ATGAATAGATTTTTACTTGTTTTCATATTCCTTGCCTCGGCAGCCATTTTTCAGAGTTGCACCAAAACAACTGTTACGGCAACAGTTGGTAATCCAAACATAAAGCTTCAGGCAGTAATTGATGGTGTAACTTGGGCACCAACGGATACTATTAGCACTACTGTCGCCTTTAGCGCCGCGGCAAAAACCAAAGTGTTCAACTGCGTTGCCACAGTTGCTCAAAAGCGCGTGAACCTGGCTGTACGCATCAACAATAATTCTAACACACCGGGTTTTAATATTGGCACTTATACGGTTGATAACACATCTAACGTAGTAACACAATTATTTTTGCAGCAAAAGGATGCAAGCGGCAACTACGCTTTTATACAACGCGGTAACGTAAGCCCCGGCGACGGTACCATAGTAGTTACTGCTGTTGACTCTGTAGCGAAAGTAATTACCGGCACCTTTAATTTTGTGACCAGGAAGGTTAACACAGATGCCAGCGGCAATATTACTTCGGTAGATGTATCTAACGTGGCCAGCGGTGTGTTTAACAAATTGCCTTATACCTACACCAGCAACTAA
- a CDS encoding DUF885 domain-containing protein, whose amino-acid sequence MRKLFILLMLAIVVASCKHPAKINLSSNNKELAKLFDEYYEDRLKLYPLEATAAGDNRYNDQLPNDGSAAFIQKAKRFYSNYLERIKLYKRDDLNDGDKLSYDIFLYQMNINLDGFKHHFEYMPFNQFYALPITIGQFGSGTGAQPFKTVKDYDNWLKRLAAFKNWADTAKANFDKGVKAGDVLPKSLVVKMIPQMEAMVVAAPEKSLFYGPIDSLPKSFSDDDKKRLTSAYKSAITSIVIPTYKGLAAYLKSTYLPHARSTSGYGSIADGPAMYRYLVRQQTTTEKTPDSIYQLGLSEVARIRGKMDSIKNAVGFKGDLKAFFEYMKTDKKFMPYTTPGQVLAAFENIHKRMEPNLKKMFNHVPKTPFEIRQTEAFRAASASAEYNQGSADGSRPGIFYVPILDATKFNTTSGMESLFLHEAIPGHHYQISLTQENTSLPKFRRFGFDNAYVEGWALYCESLGKELGLYTDPYQYMGALGDEIHRAIRLVVDVAIHTKGMTREQAIKYMMDNEAISEQGATAEIERYMVIPGQALGYKIGALKIRELRNRAETQLGKKFNLAEFHNQILKDGSMPLAVLDAKMNDWIKTQK is encoded by the coding sequence ATGCGCAAGTTATTCATTCTCCTTATGCTGGCAATCGTCGTTGCCTCGTGCAAGCATCCCGCTAAGATCAACCTGTCATCTAACAATAAAGAGCTGGCAAAGCTATTTGATGAGTATTATGAAGACCGGTTAAAGTTATATCCTTTAGAAGCTACTGCCGCCGGAGATAACCGCTATAACGATCAATTGCCCAATGACGGATCCGCTGCGTTTATCCAAAAAGCCAAAAGATTTTATAGCAACTACCTGGAAAGGATAAAACTTTATAAACGCGACGATCTGAATGACGGTGATAAACTGTCGTATGATATTTTTCTGTACCAGATGAATATTAACCTTGATGGTTTTAAGCACCATTTTGAATATATGCCTTTTAACCAGTTCTATGCACTGCCAATAACCATCGGACAGTTTGGTTCAGGCACAGGTGCGCAGCCATTCAAGACCGTTAAGGATTATGATAACTGGCTTAAGCGTTTAGCCGCATTTAAAAATTGGGCCGATACCGCGAAAGCTAATTTCGATAAAGGTGTTAAAGCCGGCGATGTGCTGCCTAAAAGCCTGGTAGTAAAAATGATCCCGCAGATGGAAGCGATGGTTGTTGCCGCGCCCGAGAAAAGTTTATTTTACGGGCCGATAGATTCACTCCCGAAGTCTTTTTCTGACGATGACAAAAAACGTTTGACCAGCGCCTATAAAAGCGCGATCACCAGCATCGTTATTCCCACATACAAAGGACTTGCGGCTTATCTAAAAAGCACTTACCTGCCACATGCAAGATCAACTTCTGGTTATGGGTCAATTGCCGATGGGCCGGCAATGTACCGATACCTGGTAAGGCAACAGACTACAACTGAGAAGACTCCGGATAGCATTTACCAATTAGGTTTGAGCGAGGTTGCGCGCATCCGCGGAAAGATGGACAGCATCAAAAACGCCGTTGGTTTTAAGGGCGACCTCAAGGCATTCTTCGAATACATGAAGACAGATAAGAAATTTATGCCTTACACTACGCCAGGCCAGGTATTAGCTGCTTTTGAAAATATCCACAAGCGCATGGAGCCTAATCTAAAGAAGATGTTCAACCATGTGCCAAAAACGCCTTTTGAGATCAGGCAGACAGAGGCATTCCGTGCCGCTTCCGCCAGTGCAGAGTATAACCAGGGGAGCGCGGATGGCAGCAGGCCGGGGATTTTCTATGTGCCGATTTTAGACGCGACAAAGTTCAATACTACATCGGGTATGGAGTCGCTGTTTTTGCATGAAGCCATTCCGGGCCATCACTATCAAATATCACTTACACAAGAAAATACATCGCTGCCTAAGTTCCGCCGTTTTGGGTTTGACAATGCCTATGTAGAAGGCTGGGCGTTGTATTGCGAGTCTTTAGGAAAAGAGCTGGGTTTGTACACAGATCCGTATCAGTACATGGGCGCGCTTGGCGACGAGATTCACCGCGCTATACGTTTAGTGGTAGACGTTGCTATCCATACCAAAGGCATGACCCGTGAGCAAGCCATTAAATATATGATGGATAATGAAGCCATAAGCGAACAAGGCGCTACTGCCGAAATAGAGCGCTACATGGTTATACCCGGCCAGGCACTAGGCTATAAGATCGGGGCATTAAAGATCCGCGAGCTGCGCAACAGGGCAGAAACCCAACTGGGCAAAAAGTTTAACCTTGCAGAGTTTCATAACCAGATATTAAAAGACGGGTCTATGCCTTTAGCAGTACTGGACGCCAAGATGAACGACTGGATCAAAACGCAGAAGTAA